One Mycolicibacterium crocinum DNA window includes the following coding sequences:
- a CDS encoding lysophospholipid acyltransferase family protein, giving the protein MAGESKAKVIPLHSNTSRVAAARRAAQRAEAARRHPSLLSDPGTRASAEEIAAVVREIDARRGASGIGRSEDAPNELAQRISAVADYVTKRFSGDYSVDEFGFDPMFNNAIVLPLLRVLFQNWFRVEVSGIENLPKKGAGLIVANHAGTLPIDGMMLSVAVHDHHPLNRDARLLAADMVFDMPMLGPIARKAGHTMACTTDAHRLLAGGELTAVFPEGYKGLGKPFRDRYKLQRFGRGGFVSAALRTKAPIIPCSIVGSEEIYPMIADVKLLARILGLPYFPITPLFPLAGPAGLIPLPSKWHIAFGKPIETASYDEAAADDPMITFDLTDQVRETIQQTLYQLLTKRRNMFLG; this is encoded by the coding sequence GTGGCGGGTGAATCAAAAGCCAAAGTGATTCCGCTGCACTCGAATACGAGTCGTGTGGCGGCCGCCCGGCGCGCCGCGCAGCGTGCCGAAGCCGCGCGCCGGCATCCCTCCCTGCTGTCCGACCCCGGTACCCGCGCCTCGGCAGAGGAGATCGCCGCCGTCGTCCGAGAAATCGACGCGCGCCGCGGTGCCAGTGGGATCGGCCGTTCCGAGGACGCGCCTAATGAACTGGCACAACGTATTTCGGCGGTCGCCGATTACGTCACCAAGCGATTTTCTGGCGATTATTCGGTCGATGAATTCGGGTTCGACCCGATGTTCAACAACGCCATCGTATTGCCTTTGCTGCGCGTGCTTTTCCAGAATTGGTTCCGGGTCGAGGTCAGCGGCATCGAGAATCTGCCGAAGAAGGGCGCCGGCCTGATCGTCGCCAATCATGCGGGCACGTTGCCGATCGACGGCATGATGCTGTCGGTGGCCGTGCACGACCATCACCCGTTGAACCGGGACGCCCGGTTGCTGGCCGCCGACATGGTCTTCGATATGCCGATGCTCGGACCGATCGCGCGCAAGGCCGGACACACGATGGCCTGCACCACCGACGCCCATCGCCTGCTTGCCGGCGGCGAACTGACCGCCGTTTTCCCCGAGGGATACAAGGGCCTGGGCAAGCCCTTCCGGGACCGCTACAAGCTGCAGCGCTTCGGCCGCGGCGGGTTCGTTTCGGCGGCGCTGCGGACCAAGGCGCCGATCATTCCGTGCTCGATTGTCGGATCCGAAGAGATCTATCCGATGATCGCCGACGTCAAGCTGCTGGCGCGGATTCTGGGCCTGCCGTACTTCCCGATCACGCCGCTGTTCCCGCTCGCCGGCCCGGCCGGGCTGATCCCGCTTCCGTCGAAGTGGCACATCGCATTCGGCAAGCCGATCGAGACCGCGAGCTACGACGAGGCTGCGGCCGACGACCCGATGATCACCTTCGATCTGACCGACCAGGTCCGCGAGACCATCCAGCAGACGCTGTATCAGTTGCTGACCAAGCGTCGCAACATGTTCCTGGGCTGA
- a CDS encoding FAS1-like dehydratase domain-containing protein gives MSIASDIIGTHYRYPDYYLVGREKIREYAKAIQSDDPLHFSEEAAKAAGYPDVVAPLTFIAIPGRQVQLDIFRNFDVGINIARVIHRDQKIQFHRRIVAGDKLFFDSWLDSVVESHGTVISELRSEVTDEEGKPVMTTVVTMIGEAGGDEETNAQVAAIAAAAMGRQS, from the coding sequence GTGTCAATCGCCAGCGACATCATTGGAACCCACTATCGCTATCCGGACTATTACCTGGTCGGCCGGGAGAAAATCCGCGAGTACGCCAAGGCGATCCAGTCCGACGATCCGCTGCACTTCAGCGAGGAAGCGGCCAAGGCCGCGGGCTACCCCGATGTGGTGGCGCCGCTGACGTTCATCGCGATCCCCGGACGCCAGGTGCAGCTCGACATCTTCCGCAACTTCGATGTCGGCATCAATATCGCCCGCGTCATTCACCGCGATCAGAAGATCCAATTCCACCGCCGGATCGTGGCGGGCGACAAATTGTTCTTCGATTCCTGGCTGGATTCGGTTGTCGAATCGCACGGCACCGTCATCAGTGAATTGCGCAGTGAAGTCACCGACGAAGAAGGCAAACCGGTGATGACCACCGTCGTGACAATGATCGGTGAAGCCGGCGGCGACGAGGAAACCAACGCTCAGGTCGCGGCCATCGCCGCAGCGGCGATGGGCAGGCAAAGCTAG
- a CDS encoding HAD family hydrolase, which produces MGSGDHDQELAGDASAERAVDELVAEQASAVARDASMAARREPGPQAAEPSLPPPADLTAAAFFDVDNTLVQGSSLVHFGRGLAARKYFTYGDMAKFIYAQAKFQLTGRENSDDVAEGRRKALAFIEGRSTAELIAVGEEIYDEIIADKIWPGTRALAQMHLDAGQQVWLVTATPFELADTIARRLGFTGALGTVAESENGVFTGRLVGDILHGVGKAHAVRQLAVREGLNLKRCTAYSDSYNDVPMLSLVGTAVAINPDADLRELARERGWEIRDFRTARKAARIGVPSALALGAVGGALAAAVSRRHER; this is translated from the coding sequence ATGGGTTCCGGGGACCACGACCAGGAGCTTGCAGGTGATGCCAGCGCGGAGCGGGCCGTCGACGAGTTGGTCGCCGAGCAAGCCAGCGCTGTCGCGCGCGACGCCAGCATGGCCGCGCGTCGCGAGCCGGGGCCGCAGGCTGCCGAGCCGAGCCTGCCGCCGCCCGCCGACCTCACCGCGGCCGCGTTCTTCGACGTCGACAACACGCTCGTGCAGGGCTCGTCGCTGGTGCACTTCGGCCGCGGCCTGGCCGCACGCAAGTACTTCACCTACGGCGACATGGCCAAATTCATCTACGCGCAGGCCAAATTTCAGCTGACCGGCCGGGAGAACAGCGACGACGTCGCCGAGGGCCGGCGCAAGGCGCTGGCGTTCATCGAGGGACGGTCGACCGCCGAGCTGATCGCCGTCGGCGAGGAGATCTACGACGAGATCATCGCCGACAAGATCTGGCCCGGCACCCGCGCGCTGGCGCAGATGCACCTCGATGCCGGCCAGCAGGTGTGGCTGGTCACCGCCACACCGTTCGAGCTGGCCGACACGATCGCCCGCCGGCTGGGCTTCACCGGCGCGCTGGGCACCGTGGCGGAGTCGGAGAACGGGGTGTTCACCGGCCGCCTGGTGGGCGACATCCTGCACGGCGTCGGCAAGGCGCACGCGGTACGGCAGCTGGCTGTTCGCGAAGGGCTGAACCTCAAGCGCTGCACCGCCTATTCCGACAGCTACAACGATGTGCCCATGCTGTCACTGGTCGGCACCGCGGTCGCGATCAACCCGGACGCCGACCTGCGCGAGCTGGCCCGCGAGCGCGGCTGGGAGATCCGCGACTTCCGCACCGCGCGCAAGGCAGCGCGCATCGGGGTGCCGTCGGCGCTGGCGCTGGGCGCGGTCGGCGGCGCGCTCGCCGCCGCCGTGTCGAGGCGGCACGAGCGCTGA
- a CDS encoding glutaredoxin family protein yields the protein MSRAHVELLTRAGCSICQRVYQRLTELAAELDFELSATDVDAAAAAGDNALRAEFGDRLPVVLLDGSEHSYWDVDVERLRADLSQR from the coding sequence GTGAGCCGCGCACACGTCGAGCTGTTGACCCGGGCCGGGTGCTCCATCTGCCAGCGGGTCTACCAACGCCTCACCGAACTGGCGGCCGAGCTCGACTTCGAGCTGTCGGCCACCGACGTCGACGCCGCTGCGGCCGCGGGGGACAACGCTTTACGCGCCGAATTCGGTGACCGGCTGCCGGTTGTGCTGCTCGACGGCAGCGAGCACAGCTACTGGGATGTCGACGTCGAGCGGCTGCGTGCGGACCTGTCCCAGAGGTGA
- a CDS encoding glutamyl-tRNA reductase, with protein sequence MSVLLFGVSHRSAPVSVLEQLSTDESDQLKIIDQLLQSPLVTEAMVLSTCNRVEVYAVVDAFHGGLSAIGQVLADHSGMSMGDLTKYAYVRYAEAAVEHLFAVASGLDSAVIGEQQVLGQVRRAYATAEANKTVGRILHDLSQRALSVGKRVHSETAIDAAGASVVSVALDIAATRLDGLAGCTAAVVGAGSMGGLSVAHLLRAGITHIDVVNRSLPRAERLAENIRAQGATARAMSLEELPAALAAADVVVSCTGAVRPVVSLADVHHALASVRRDEAAAPLVLCDLGMPRDVDAAVSGLPGVAVIDMDRVQREPSARAAATDAEAARQIVAAEVASYLTGQRMSEVTPTVTALRQRAADVVESELLRLDNRLPGLDDAQRDEVARTVRRVVDKLLHAPTVRVKQLASAPGGDSYAEALRELFELDPQAVDAVAAGELPLLAPEFDQGRADGTG encoded by the coding sequence GTGAGCGTGCTGCTGTTCGGGGTGTCGCATCGGAGCGCTCCGGTTTCTGTTCTCGAGCAACTGTCCACCGACGAGTCGGACCAGCTCAAGATCATCGATCAGCTGCTGCAATCACCGCTGGTGACCGAGGCGATGGTGCTGTCGACCTGCAACCGTGTCGAGGTCTACGCGGTGGTCGACGCCTTCCACGGCGGTCTGTCGGCGATCGGCCAGGTGCTGGCCGACCACTCCGGCATGTCGATGGGCGATCTGACCAAGTACGCCTACGTTCGCTACGCCGAGGCCGCCGTCGAGCATCTGTTCGCGGTCGCCAGCGGCCTGGACAGCGCGGTGATCGGCGAACAGCAGGTGCTGGGCCAGGTCCGCCGCGCCTACGCCACCGCCGAGGCGAACAAGACGGTCGGGCGCATCCTGCACGACCTGTCCCAGCGTGCGCTCTCGGTGGGTAAGCGGGTCCATTCCGAAACCGCGATCGACGCCGCGGGCGCCAGTGTGGTGTCCGTCGCACTGGACATCGCCGCGACCCGGCTCGACGGTCTGGCCGGGTGTACTGCTGCCGTCGTGGGCGCCGGGTCGATGGGCGGGCTGTCGGTCGCGCACCTGCTGCGGGCCGGGATCACCCATATCGACGTCGTCAACCGGTCGCTGCCGCGCGCGGAGCGGCTGGCCGAGAACATCCGCGCCCAGGGCGCCACGGCGCGGGCCATGAGCCTCGAGGAGCTGCCGGCCGCGCTGGCCGCCGCCGATGTGGTGGTCAGCTGTACCGGGGCGGTCCGTCCGGTGGTGTCGCTGGCCGATGTGCACCACGCACTCGCCAGCGTCCGCCGCGACGAGGCCGCTGCGCCGCTGGTGCTCTGCGACCTGGGCATGCCCCGTGATGTCGATGCTGCGGTCAGCGGACTGCCCGGTGTGGCCGTCATCGATATGGACCGCGTGCAGCGCGAACCGTCGGCCCGGGCCGCGGCCACCGACGCGGAAGCCGCCCGCCAGATCGTCGCCGCCGAGGTTGCCAGCTACCTGACCGGCCAGCGGATGTCGGAAGTCACGCCCACGGTGACCGCGTTGCGCCAGCGCGCCGCCGATGTCGTCGAGTCCGAACTGCTGCGGCTGGACAACCGGTTGCCGGGCCTGGATGACGCCCAGCGCGACGAGGTCGCCCGCACCGTTCGCCGGGTGGTCGACAAGCTGCTGCACGCCCCGACTGTGCGGGTCAAGCAGCTGGCCAGCGCCCCCGGCGGGGACAGCTACGCCGAGGCGTTGCGGGAGCTCTTCGAACTCGATCCACAGGCCGTCGATGCCGTGGCCGCAGGTGAATTGCCCCTGCTGGCACCGGAATTCGATCAGGGCCGAGCCGACGGTACCGGGTAG
- the hemC gene encoding hydroxymethylbilane synthase, with protein MIRIGTRGSLLATTQAGTIRDQLIERGHRAELIIISTEGDRSDAPIAEIGVGVFTAALREAIADGRVDMAVHSYKDLPTASDDRFTIAAIPRREDARDALVARDGMVLGELPAGSVIGTSSVRRAAQLRALGLGLEIRPLRGNLDTRLNRVSSGDLDAIVVARAGLARLGRLGDVTETLEPVQMLPAPAQGALAVECRAGDTELVALLGELDDPDTRAAVTAERTLLAELEAGCSAPVGAIAEVVESIDDDGRVFDELSLRACVAAADGSDVIRASGIGTPGRSAELGLSVAAELFELGAREVMSVQGSVNAKTDGVERE; from the coding sequence GTGATCCGGATCGGTACCCGGGGCAGCCTGCTGGCGACCACGCAGGCCGGGACCATTAGAGACCAATTGATCGAGCGCGGGCATCGCGCCGAGTTGATCATCATCAGCACCGAGGGTGACCGATCGGATGCGCCGATCGCCGAAATCGGGGTCGGGGTGTTCACCGCCGCCCTGCGTGAAGCGATCGCCGACGGCCGCGTCGACATGGCGGTGCACTCGTACAAGGATTTGCCGACGGCATCCGACGACCGGTTCACCATCGCCGCGATACCGCGCCGGGAGGACGCCCGCGACGCCTTGGTGGCCCGCGACGGCATGGTCCTGGGGGAGTTGCCGGCAGGCTCGGTGATCGGCACGAGCTCTGTGCGACGGGCGGCGCAGCTTAGAGCACTCGGTCTCGGTTTGGAAATCCGCCCCCTACGAGGCAACCTAGATACCAGGTTGAACAGGGTAAGCAGTGGTGATCTCGACGCCATCGTGGTTGCCCGGGCGGGCCTGGCCCGCCTTGGACGACTCGGCGATGTCACCGAGACGCTGGAGCCGGTGCAGATGTTGCCAGCGCCGGCCCAAGGTGCACTGGCGGTCGAGTGCCGCGCAGGCGACACCGAGCTCGTGGCGCTGTTGGGAGAACTCGATGATCCCGACACCCGCGCCGCGGTCACCGCGGAGCGGACCCTGCTGGCCGAACTGGAGGCGGGCTGTTCCGCACCGGTGGGCGCGATCGCCGAAGTGGTCGAGTCCATCGATGACGACGGCCGCGTCTTCGACGAGCTGTCACTGCGCGCATGCGTGGCGGCAGCAGACGGATCCGACGTGATTCGTGCGTCCGGAATCGGCACGCCCGGCCGGTCCGCAGAGCTGGGGCTCTCGGTGGCCGCGGAGTTGTTCGAGCTCGGTGCGCGCGAGGTGATGTCGGTACAAGGCTCCGTGAATGCGAAAACAGACGGAGTGGAGCGGGAGTGA
- a CDS encoding uroporphyrinogen-III synthase, whose amino-acid sequence MTGHVSGRGRKAKPGHITFVGSGPGDPNLLTTRARTVLSNAALVFTDPDVPQAVLNVIGTELPPAVGPAPAPDGPPAEGHDETAPPVVSVGPDIRPALGDPAEVAKTLVHEAKAGFDVVRLVAGDPLSIDSVITEVNAVAKAHAEFEIVPGLPATSAVPTYAGLPLGSAHTVADVRGEVDWAALAAAPGPLILTATASHLPEAARTLIEYGLAESTPCVVTSNGTTCGQRSVETTLHGLTDRATLACNSDPAGPLTGTLVATIGKTVAHRAKLNWWESRALYGWTVLVPRTKDQAGEMSDRLVGHGALPIEVPTIAVEPPRSPAQMERAVKGLVDGRYQWVVFTSTNAVRAVWEKFGEFGLDARAFSGVKIACVGEQTADRVRAFGVSPELVPAGEQSSLGLLDEFPEYDSIFDPVNRVLLPRADIATETLAEGLRDRGWEIEDVTAYRTVRAAPPPAETREMIKTGGFDAVCFTSSSTVRNLVGIAGKPHARTIVACIGPKTAETAAEFGLRVDVQPETAAVGPLVDALAEHAARLRAEGALPPPRKKSRRR is encoded by the coding sequence ATGACTGGTCATGTGAGCGGTCGGGGACGTAAGGCGAAGCCGGGACACATCACGTTCGTCGGCTCGGGTCCAGGCGACCCCAACCTGTTGACGACGCGAGCCCGCACCGTGTTGTCCAATGCCGCGCTGGTATTCACCGATCCCGACGTGCCTCAGGCCGTCCTCAACGTGATCGGCACCGAGCTGCCGCCGGCCGTCGGCCCGGCGCCGGCACCGGACGGCCCACCCGCCGAGGGTCACGACGAGACCGCCCCGCCGGTCGTCTCGGTCGGCCCGGACATCCGCCCCGCGCTGGGCGACCCGGCCGAGGTGGCCAAGACGCTGGTCCACGAAGCCAAGGCCGGTTTCGATGTGGTTCGGCTGGTCGCTGGTGACCCGCTGTCGATCGATTCGGTCATCACCGAGGTCAATGCCGTCGCCAAGGCTCACGCCGAGTTCGAGATCGTCCCCGGTCTGCCCGCCACCAGCGCGGTCCCGACCTATGCGGGCCTGCCCCTGGGCTCGGCGCATACCGTCGCCGACGTGCGCGGCGAGGTCGACTGGGCGGCGCTGGCCGCCGCGCCCGGCCCGCTGATCCTCACCGCGACCGCCTCGCACCTGCCGGAGGCCGCGCGCACCCTGATCGAGTACGGCCTGGCCGAGAGCACGCCCTGCGTGGTGACCTCCAACGGCACCACCTGTGGTCAGCGTTCGGTCGAGACCACCCTGCACGGCCTCACCGACCGCGCGACGCTGGCCTGCAACAGCGATCCGGCCGGCCCGCTGACCGGCACCCTGGTGGCCACCATCGGCAAGACCGTGGCGCACCGCGCCAAGCTGAACTGGTGGGAGAGCCGGGCCCTGTACGGCTGGACCGTGCTGGTGCCCCGCACCAAGGACCAGGCCGGCGAGATGAGCGACCGGCTGGTCGGTCACGGCGCGCTGCCGATCGAGGTGCCGACGATCGCCGTCGAGCCTCCGCGCAGCCCGGCCCAAATGGAAAGGGCTGTCAAGGGTTTGGTGGACGGCCGCTACCAGTGGGTGGTGTTCACCTCCACCAACGCGGTGCGTGCGGTGTGGGAGAAGTTCGGCGAGTTCGGCCTGGACGCCCGGGCGTTCTCCGGTGTGAAGATCGCCTGCGTGGGCGAGCAGACCGCCGACCGGGTCCGCGCGTTCGGCGTGAGCCCCGAACTGGTGCCCGCCGGTGAGCAGTCCTCGCTCGGTCTCCTCGACGAATTCCCGGAGTACGACAGCATTTTCGACCCGGTCAACCGGGTGTTGCTGCCGCGCGCCGACATCGCCACCGAGACGCTGGCCGAAGGTCTGCGCGACCGTGGCTGGGAGATCGAAGACGTCACCGCCTACCGGACCGTCCGCGCGGCACCGCCGCCGGCCGAGACCCGCGAGATGATCAAGACCGGCGGGTTCGACGCGGTGTGCTTCACCTCGAGCTCCACGGTGCGCAATCTGGTCGGCATCGCCGGCAAGCCGCACGCCCGCACCATCGTGGCGTGCATCGGGCCGAAGACCGCTGAGACGGCCGCGGAGTTCGGGCTGCGGGTCGACGTGCAGCCGGAGACCGCCGCGGTCGGACCGCTGGTCGACGCGCTCGCCGAGCATGCCGCCCGGCTGCGCGCCGAGGGCGCGCTGCCGCCGCCGCGCAAGAAGAGCCGACGCCGCTAA